In Osmia lignaria lignaria isolate PbOS001 chromosome 5, iyOsmLign1, whole genome shotgun sequence, a single genomic region encodes these proteins:
- the LOC117604768 gene encoding transmembrane protein 164, which produces MFEWAYDGVNASIPRNVGPECANYISPERRIIETLFISIVIIFLLIWGYKQMSLPTKVPYVNHDRVGKRILLMIMSLVLGIEIGFKFTSRTIVYLLNPCHITTAAQLYLLIADPSPTVTAVFRIHLNFLNGPLLAYLFPETESRRIFADKAMYWIQHGLMVVIPYYLLRLGGVYNVEPLSDMSWTIFSYGLNLAYHFWILQSIALPIQVNLSHILCAAVLDPFAGNYYRVWTMIHQGILCPLLCKLFCYSSDYFLTKCPLTRVKATLECTLPEKKYKLENDQKLYEDTNNSGNGHTHLN; this is translated from the exons ATGTTTGAATGGGCATATGATGGTGTTAATGCCTCCATACCACGTAATGTAGGCCCAGAATGTGCAAACTATATAAGTCCTGAAAGAAGAATAATTGAAACATTATTTATATCTATAGTCATCATATTTTTGCTCATTTGGGGTTACAAACAAATGAGTTTACCAACCAAGGTACCTTATGTAAATCATGACCGTGTTGGCAAAAGAATATTATTGATGATTATGTCACTGGTATTAGGAATAGAGATTGGCTTTAAATTTACCAGCAGGAcaattgtatatttattaaatccGTGTCATATAACAACAGCAGCACAG TTATACTTGCTGATAGCTGATCCCAGTCCAACAGTCACAGCTGTCTTCAGGATACACTTGAACTTTTTAAATGGACCACTTTTAGCATACTTGTTTCCAGAGACAGAATCACGCAGA atatttgcagacaaaGCAATGTACTGGATTCAACATGGCTTAATGGTAGTAATACCATATTACTTACTGAGGCTTGGAG GTGTTTATAATGTAGAACCCTTATCAGATATGAGTTGGACTATTTTTAGTTACGGGCTAAATCTTGCATATCATTTTTGGATTCTTCAATCTATTGCTTTG CCTATTCAAGTCAATCTTAGCCACATATTGTGTGCGGCTGTTCTAGACCCCTTCGCGGGAAACTATTATCGCGTATGGACGATGATTCATCAAGGAATATTATGCCCTTTATTATGCAAATTATTTTGCTATTCATCAGACTATTTTTTAACCAAGTGTCCGCTAACTAGAGTAAAAGCGACGTTGGAGTGTACACTTCCGGAAAAGAAGTACAAATTGGAGAACGATCAAAAGTTATATGAAGATACGAATAACTCGGGAAATGGACATACACATTTAAATTAG
- the Fsn gene encoding F-box synaptic protein isoform X1: MDDIALPASDHVLEVIFSYLDLHTLRNCSLVCKRWNQFLNDENNDAWRMHCLRKLAQEALSSDLLSSVPTYKSKLRAFYHAWNPNDCSRNIYIKDNGFTLHRNPVAQSTDACRGKIGFRHGRHAWEVIWEGPLGTVAVIGIATREAPLLCHGYVALMGSDEHSWGWNLVDNHLLHNGNVQGNYPLLNNAPKYQGCQTKDYTLLCLLYMEIQRYLWYI, translated from the exons ATGGACGATATAGCACTTCCAGCATCTGATCATGTTTTAGAAgtgattttttcttatttagatTTGCACACGTTGAGAAATTGTTCCTTAGTGTGCAAACGAtggaatcaatttttaaatgatgagAACAATGACGCGTGGAGAATGCACTGTCTCAGAAAATTAGCCCAAGAAGCGCTTAGTTCCGACTTGTTGTCATCAGTGCCTACTTACAAATCGAAACTTCGTGCATTTTATCACGCATGGAATCCTAATGACTGTTCTCGTAACATTTACATTAAAGACAATGGATTCACCCTCCACAG AAACCCAGTTGCTCAAAGTACAGATGCCTGTAGAGGTAAAATTGGTTTCCGGCATGGTCGTCATGCCTGGGAAGTTATTTGGGAAGGACCTTTGGGTACAGTAGCTGTTATAGGCATAGCTACAAGAGAAGCACCTTTATTATGTCATGGCTATGTAGCATTAATGGGTTCTGATGAACATTCATGGGGTTGGAATCTAGTAGATAATCATTTGTTACACAATGGAAATGTACAAGGAAATTATCCTTTGCTTAATAATGCTCCAAAATATCAG GGTTGCCAGACAAAAGATTATACCCTTCTGTGTCTGCTGTATATGGAAATACAGAGGTATCTATGGTATATTTAG
- the Fsn gene encoding F-box synaptic protein isoform X2 produces MDDIALPASDHVLEVIFSYLDLHTLRNCSLVCKRWNQFLNDENNDAWRMHCLRKLAQEALSSDLLSSVPTYKSKLRAFYHAWNPNDCSRNIYIKDNGFTLHRNPVAQSTDACRGKIGFRHGRHAWEVIWEGPLGTVAVIGIATREAPLLCHGYVALMGSDEHSWGWNLVDNHLLHNGNVQGNYPLLNNAPKYQVGERIRVILDCDDNTLSFEKNYEFLGVAFRGLPDKRLYPSVSAVYGNTEVSMVYLGPPLDG; encoded by the exons ATGGACGATATAGCACTTCCAGCATCTGATCATGTTTTAGAAgtgattttttcttatttagatTTGCACACGTTGAGAAATTGTTCCTTAGTGTGCAAACGAtggaatcaatttttaaatgatgagAACAATGACGCGTGGAGAATGCACTGTCTCAGAAAATTAGCCCAAGAAGCGCTTAGTTCCGACTTGTTGTCATCAGTGCCTACTTACAAATCGAAACTTCGTGCATTTTATCACGCATGGAATCCTAATGACTGTTCTCGTAACATTTACATTAAAGACAATGGATTCACCCTCCACAG AAACCCAGTTGCTCAAAGTACAGATGCCTGTAGAGGTAAAATTGGTTTCCGGCATGGTCGTCATGCCTGGGAAGTTATTTGGGAAGGACCTTTGGGTACAGTAGCTGTTATAGGCATAGCTACAAGAGAAGCACCTTTATTATGTCATGGCTATGTAGCATTAATGGGTTCTGATGAACATTCATGGGGTTGGAATCTAGTAGATAATCATTTGTTACACAATGGAAATGTACAAGGAAATTATCCTTTGCTTAATAATGCTCCAAAATATCAG GTTGGGGAAAGAATTAGGGTAATATTAGATTGTGATGATAATACATTATCTTTTgagaaaaattatgaatttttgggagtggcatttagag GGTTGCCAGACAAAAGATTATACCCTTCTGTGTCTGCTGTATATGGAAATACAGAGGTATCTATGGTATATTTAGGACCACCTTTAGATGGCTAA